The genomic segment CAGGCCTTCGGCCAGGAGCAAGAGCACGAATACGAGGAGGACGAGAGCCGCGGTCACCGCGAACAGCTTAACGACGACGCTTCGCCTTTTCATGGCGCCCTCTCGAATTTGTACCCGGTACGGACGACCGTGGAGATCAGCCTGCCTTCTGGACCGAGCTTGGCGCGCAGCTTTTTGATATGCGTATCCACCGTTCGCGGATCGCCGTCGTATTCGTAGCCCCACACCGAGTCCAATATATAGTCGCGGGCCAGCACCTTGCCTTCGTTCTTTGCGAGAAAAACAAGCAATTCGAACGCCTTCGGCGACAGTTGGAGCGGCATCCCGGACACGGCGGCGGCATGCGCCTGCCTGTCGATCGTCAGATCGCCGAAGACGAGCAATTCGCCGTCGCGCCCGACCGTCCCTTCGGTCCGGCGCATGAGCGCCGCGGCCCGAGCAACCAGTACGCGCGGACTTAGAGGCTTCGTCACGTATTCGTCGGCGCCGAGCTCATAGCCCAGAATCTGATCGTCGTCCTCCGCTCGCGCCGTGATGATGATGACCGGCACGTCCGACTTTTCCCGGATGCGCCGGCAAGCCGTCCAGCCGTCCATCTCCGGCATCATGAGATCGAGCACGACCAGGTCGACGGCGTTCTGCTCGAACAGGTCCAGCGCCGTTCGCCCGTTATCCGCTTCGAGCACGTCCCAACCTTCCCTGACAAAATAATCCGTTATAAACTCTCGCATCAGCGCGTCGTCTTCCGCCAGCACAATCGTCCGCTTCACTGCCTCGCCCCCGTCTGTTGCCCGACTATCCGGTACGTCTATAACTTTATCGTACCCTTGTGTCCTTCGTGTGTACGCGCCAAAAACCAAAAAATAGCGGCAGCCGGGACACGCTTGCATGTCCCGGCTGCCGCTATGAAGAGGCTTTTTTACTTACCTGAACTCTGCGAGCAGCTTGTCGAATTCAGCTTCGGGCAGCGTGAGGTCCTGCTTCGCAAGCGCTTCGGGCTTGAAGCCGGCCGCCAAGTCCTCGTACGATTTGCGCGTCGTGTCCTGATAGATCAGGCCCGTCAGCATGCCGTTCGTCTCCATGATCTTCGTCATCGCAGCGATGCGGTTGCTCGGATCGTACTCGGGGAACTGCTCAAGATTGACGATATTCTCCTTGAACCAATCGTAGGTGTTGACCTTGTTAAAAGTTACGCACGGCGAGAATACGTTGATGAGCGAAAAGCCCTTGTGCTGAATCGCCTGCTCGATGAGCGAGGTCAGCTGCTTCAGGTCGCTGGAAAACGACTGGGCGACAAAGGTGGCGCCAGCGGACAGCGCGATTTCGAGCGGCGACAGCGTCGTCTCGATCGAGCCTTCCGGCGTCGACTTCGTCTTGAAGCCTTCCGCGCTTCGGGGAGACGTCTGGCCCTTGGTCAGGCCGTAGATCTGATTGTCCATGACGATATAGGTGATGTCCAGGTTGCGGCGGATCGCATGCACCGTATGGCCCATGCCGATCGCGAAGCCGTCGCCGTCGCCGCCCGACGCGATGACGGTCAGCTCGCGGTTCGCGAGCTTGACGCCCTGCGCGATCGGGAGCGCGCGGCCGTGAATGCCGTGCAGTCCGTACGCGTTAATGTAGCCGGAGATCCGGCCGGAGCAGCCGATGCCGGAGATGACGGCGAGCTGCTCGGGCTCGAGGCCGACGTTCGCGGCAGCGCGCTGAATCGAAGCCTGCACGGTGAAGTCCCCGCAGCCGGGGCACCAGTTCGGCTTGACGTTGTTGCGGAATTCTTTGAAAGTAGCCATTACAGTTTCAGCTCCTTGCAGGCTTGATAGACTTCGGAAGGCAGGAAAGGCGTGCCGTCGTATTTGAGCAGATTCACGATTTTATCGTGGTATCCGACGTTTTGCTTAATCAGATTGGCGAGCTGTCCCGTCGCATTGTTCTCGAGCACGACGACCTTGCTGGCCCGCTCCAGATAAGGGGCGAGCAGATCGCTGGGGAACGGATGCATCTGGCGCACGGTCACATGGTTCGTGGCGATGCCCGCTTTCGTCAAGCGGTCCTGCGCCTCGTTGATCGTACCGCCCGTCGAGCCCATCGACACGATGAGCAGATCGGCAGGTTCGCTCGGCCCGTCCGGCTTCACGGCATCGGCAATGCGCAGCGCGCCCAGCTTGTTCAGCCTCTTATCCATCATCTTGCGGCGGTTGACCGCGCTCTCCGAAGGACGGCCTTCCTCGTCGTGCTCGACGCCGGTCACATGGTGAATGCCGTGCTTCGCGCCGGGCAGTACGCGGGGCGAGACGCCGTCCTCGGTGAATTCGTAGCGCTTGAACAGCTTGTTCGGTTCGGTAGGCGCCAGTTCCTGCTCAAGCGGAATAAGCTTGCCGCGCTTGATCTCGATGCGCTTGTAATCGAGCGGCTCGCACGACTGCTTGCCGAGCGACAGCTGCAGATCGGTCGCCACGATGACCGGCACCTGGTATTCCTCGGCAATGTTAAACGCTTCGATCATGTCGTAAAAGCATTCCTCGATCGTGCTCGGCGCGATGACCACCTTCGGAATCTCGCCGTGCGTGCCGTAGATCAGCGCGTTGATATCGGACTGCTCCTGCTTCGTCGGCAAGCCGGTCGAAGGACCGCCGCGCTGCGTATCGATGATGACGAGCGGCGTCTCGGTCATGCCCGACAGGCCGATCGCCTCCATCATGAGCGACAGGCCCGGGCCGGCCGAAGCCGTCATCGTCCGCACGCCGCCATAGTTGGCGCCGATGGCCATCGTGACCGCCGCGATCTCGTCCTCCGTCTGTATGACGGTGCCGCCGAACTTCGGCAGCTTCTTGATCAGATACTCCATGACTTCGGACGCTGGCGTGATCGGGTAGGCGGACATGAGGCGGCAGCCGGCGGCGACGGAACCGAGGCCCATCGCTTCGTTGCCGATCATGAACAGCTTCTGCTTGCCGTCTGCTTCCGCCAGCCTGAACGCCTCGATCGGACCGCCTGCCTGCTCGAGCACGAACTCGGCGCCGCGCCGCACGGCCTCGACGTTTTTCTCGACGACGGCAGCGCCCTTTCGCCCGAACTCCTCTTCGACCGCGCGGTTGAACACCTCGATCGGAAGACCGAGCAGCGCCCAGGAAGCACCGGACGCGACCATGTTTTTCATCAACGACGTGCCGAGCTCCTCGGCGATCGCGGTGATCGGCACCGCGAACAGCCGGGCGTCGACGCCCTCCGGCACGACCGGCGCGAACTTGGCGTCCGCGACGATGACCCCGCCCGTACGAAGCTCCTTCGCGTTCAAGTCGATGGTCTCCTGGTCGAACGCGACGAGAATGTCCAGATCGTCCGAGATCGCCCGGATCGGATGCGTGCTGATCCGGATCTTGTTGTTCGTGTGACCGCCCTTGATGCGGGAGGAGAAATGACGATAGCCGTATAGATAGTAGCCGAGCCGGTTAAGCGCCGTTGAGAAAATACGGTCCGTACTCTCGACGCCCTCCCCCTGCTGGCCGCCTATTTTCCAAGAAAGTTGATCGATCAATGCTTCCATCTCCTCATGCTCATAGTGACTGGTATCGATAATGGCATAGCTTGACGTTTGTGCTATATACAAATCTGTATTTGATCTATATCGATTGGCGATCTCATAAATTTTATGATTCGTTATGTTAAAATGCAATAGTTTCAGTTCATTTGTTATGATAATCCTTTTTCATTGCGTCACAACGCCGCCTATCGGACGAACGAGATTGTCAAGCTTACTTGAGGTTGTCCGTCAAAAAGCGCCGTGCATGTCCGGACAGCCAGCCGCGAACGAGCGGTTCGGCATGGCGTGCCAACAGCGCATCGGCAAGCGCCGAATAATCGGCCGGTCCGGCGAGTCCGAGCGTATAGGTGTCGATGCCGTCAAAGTCCGAGCCGAACGCGATATGGTTCGCGCCGCCGAGCGTACATATATGCTCGACATGCCGCAGCACGTCGTCGATGCCCGCCTGTCTGCGCGACTGCAGAAAGAACGGAACGAATGTGATGCCGATCAGGCCGTTCGCAGCGACAAGCGCGCGGATCTGGTCGTCCGTCAGGTTGCGCGGGTGCGGACATAACGCACGGGCGTTGGAGTGGGACGCGAGAAACGGCCGTCTCGCAAGCTCCGCGGTTTCCCAAAAGCCCTTTTCCGATAGATGAGATACGTCAATCAGGATGCCGAGCGCTTCGCACTCCGCGACTAGACTGCGTCCCTCCTTCGTTAATCCCGCCCCTCTCGGTTCCATAATGCCGTCGCACGCCCAATTGGCCTCATTCCAGGTGAGCCCGAGCATCCGAAGTCCCAGCCGATGCAGCAGGCGCAGCGCCCATCGCTCTCCGCGCAGCGCATCCGCGCCTTCGAGCGCGAGTAACGCACCTCTCTCCGACGCGTCCGGGCCGAGTACAGCTTCTACGTCTGCGCCGTTCTTCACGAGTCGCATGCCTTGCGCGGACAATATTTTATCGTGAAAAAGCGCCGCTTGGCGCAGCACGCTCTCGGGCGTTTTAGGCGTTCCCGTCGGTACCCAGATCGCAAATGCCTGAAGTCCGATATTTCCGTTCGCCAGACTCTCGGCCGTCACATCCAGTCCTTTGCCGGATGGGGCTGACCATTCCAGCTTAGCGTCCCGATCCAGCTTGCTGAGCGCGTCGCAATGCAGATCCGCGATTCGCATGGGTTTTCCTCCTCTCTTTTTTCCGGGCATAACAAAAAAACCTGCGGGCACGCGAGAAGCGAGCTGCGCGGCAAGCTCCGCGGCATCCGCACCCATGCGATGGCAGGTTGAATCTTTCCTATCAGTCGGTCGCGTCTCACGGGTTATCTGGGCTCGACAATGAGCTTGATGGCCGTGCGGTCCTCCCCGTCGATGACGATATCCGTGAACGCCGGTATACAAATTAAATCGACACCGCTCGGCGCGACAAACCCTCTTGCGATGGCAACCGCCTTGACCGCCTGGTTCAGCGCGCCGGCGCCGATTGCCTGCAGCTCAGCCCCTCCACGCTCACGTAGCACCCCTGCCAATGCGCCTGCGACGGAGTTTGGGTTCGATTTTGCCGATACCTTTAATACATCCATGACCAGTTCCTCCTTGGGGTTAAGGATGGGCTCACTAACCGATCATATTCGGGATTCCGGCGATTAATTCCTGCCCGGCCGGATTGGTGTCGCAATCTATTTTCAAATTATTCTGAATTTTATATCTAGGGCGTTTCCTGTTGGCCAAAAACGCAAACGGTACGAAGACGGAAATCCCTCCGCTTCGTACCGTTTGGCTCATTTGGCTTCAGAGGACTATTGAGGCAGGCCCCTCCGGCAACGAGGACGTCATTTACTTTTAAGCCGGAATCCAGCTGTCCTCATCTACGCGAATCGTGCGGACGCTGAGGGCTTTGCCCGTCGCTTCGTCGATATCGACGAACAGTCCGTTCAGATGCCACTTCGTCTCGGCGACCTGAAACCTTGTGGGCATGCCGGTAATGAACTTGCGCAGCACGCTCTCCCGCTCCATGCCGAGCACGCCGTCGCGTGGCCCGGTCATCCCTGCATCCGTCACATAAGCGGTCCCCTCCGGGAGAATCCGATCGTCGTTCGTCTGCACATGCGTATGCGTGCCGAGCACGACCGAAGCGCGTCCGTCGAGATGCCAGCCCATCGCGATTTTCTCGCTGGTCGCCTCGGCATGGAAATCGACAAGAATACACTTTGTCTTGCGCCGCAGCTCGTCCACGATCTCATCAGCCTTGCGGAACGGGCAATCGGAGGGCGGCAAAAAGGTGCGCCCGATCAAGTTCACGATCGCCAGCTCACGGCTGCCGCTCTTGATGATCGTATATCCGCGGCCCGGGGTGCCCGGCGGCAGGTTGGCCGGGCGGACCATCCGGGCTTCGTCGTCGATGAATTCGAAGATTTCCCGATTGTCCCAGGTGTGATTGCCCATGGTGATACCCTGCACGCCGGCAGAGAAAAGCTCACGGGTAATGGCGGCGTTGATGCCTCGTCCTCCTGCGGCATTCTCGCCGTTGGCGATGACGATATGCGGCTGATATTTATCTTTAAGCCACGGCAGCAGCCGCTTGACGGTATCCCGGCCGACTTGGCCCACGATATCCCCGATAAAGACGACTTTCATGTCATCCACCTTTCTGTCCCTACGCCTGTCGTTTCTATTTCGTCCGAAAAAGGAGGAGTGGCCGGCCCCAAATGGTGGCGGCCACTCCCCGGTATAGCCTTGCTGTTACTTAGCGTATTCGACCGCCCGCGTCTCGCGAATGACCGTAACCTTAATATGTCCCGGATAATCGAGTTCGCTCTCGATCTTCTTCGTGATATCCCGAGCGAGTCTGAACGCTTCGCCGTCGTCGACCTTCTCCGGCTGTACCATGACGCGAACCTCACGTCCGGCCTGAATGGCGTACGACTTCTCCACGCCTTCGAACGACTCCGAGATGGCCTCCAGCTTCTCCAGCCGGCGAATGTACGTCTCAAGCGTCTCGCGGCGCGCGCCCGGACGGGCTGCGCTGAGCGCGTCGGCCGCGCCGACCAGCATCGCGATGACCGAAGTCGCCTCCACGTCGCCGTGATGGGATGCGATACTGTTGATGACGACCGGGTGCTCCTTGTATTTCTTCGCCAATTCTACGCCGATCTCGACATGCGAACCTTCCACTTCGTGGTCGAGCGCCTTGCCGATATCATGCAGCAAGCCGGCGCGTTTGGCGAGAGAAATGTCCTCTCCGAGCTCGGCTGCCATCAGTCCGGTCAGATACGCGACCTCCATCGAATGCTTAAGCACATTCTGGCCGTAACTTGTACGGAACTTCAGGCGACCGAGAATCTTGATGAGGTCCGGATGGAGACCGTGAACGCCCACCTCGAACGTCGCTTGCTCGCCGTATTCGCGGATCCGCTCGTCCACTTCGCGACGGGACTTCTCCACCATCTCCTCGATGCGGGCAGGATGGATGCGACCGTCGGCGACGAGCTTCTCGAGCGCGGTACGGGCGATCTCGCGACGGATCGGGTCGAAGCCTGACAGGATAACCGCCTCCGGCGTATCGTCGATAATAAGATCGATGCCGGTGAGCGTCTCCAGCGCGCGGATATTGCGGCCTTCACGGCCGATGATCCGTCCCTTCATCTCTTCGTTCGGCAGCGTTACGACGGATACCGTCGTCTCCGCCACGTGATCCGCGGCGCAACGCTGAATCGCGAGCGAGATGATGTCGCGGGCGCGCTTGTCGCCTTCTTCCTTCGCCTGTTGCTCAATGTCTTTGATCAGTTGAGCGGTCTCGTGACGCACTTCCTGCTCGACCGTGGACAGAATCAGCTGCTTAGCGTCTTCCATCGTCAGGTTGGAGATGCGTTCGAGCTCCGTTATCTGCTGCTTATGAAGCGTCTCGATCTGTTCTTGGGTCTCTTCGATCCGTTTCTCTTTGTTGGCGACTTGCTCCTCCTTGCGTTCCAGCTGCTCCAGCTTGCGGTCCAGCGATTCTTCCTTCTGAACAAGCCGTCGTTCCTGCCGCTGAATCTCGTTGCGGCGCTCTCTAATATCGCGTTCCGCTTCGTTCCGGAGCTTGTGCACCTCGTCTTTGGCTTCCAGTACCGTTTCCTTGCGGAGAGCGTCGGCCTCTTTCTTGGCATTCTCTACGATCTGCCGGGCCGCCTCTTCAGCGCTGGATATTTTAGCTTCCGCAATGGACTTGCGTACAACATAACCGATCCCAAAGAAAAGCACGCCAACAACGATTAAGATCAAGACCCAGATCCATGACTCCATGGTCTTCACCTCCTCGTTGTATCACCAAGGCAAATCTTGGGACACCTATTTAATTGTGCTCCGGTTTCAGAACCGTTCTGTAATCTCGTGTAAATCGTCGAAAATTCACTATCCGAATCGTTTTTTGGAAGGAAAAAGAATCGGTAGCGCGATGATGGAATACTCACTCATTGTATCTTTTGTGAAAATGGATTGTCAAGCAATGCAAGGACGTCCTCTCCCTCGGTTGCTCCGCTATGCGCATTCGCACGCCGAACAGCCCAAAGCGCCGGCCGAAAGTAGCCGAAATTGCTGTGCGGACGGCAAAAAATAAGCCTGCTCCACTGCCCCAGCCTGCTATTCCAGACCATCCTCGTCGTACGGTTCCTCGGGCGTATCCCACTCTTCGGCCTCGGCTGCAGACGTAGAGGCTTGTCGCACGGCTTCCCGGGCCGCCGCGCCAGGAAATCCTCTGCGGAGCAGCATGTTCATCAGCTTCATTTGCCGCTCTCGCTCGCTCTTGCCTTTCACGGAAGGCCAGCGCTTCATGGCCAGTGCCAACGCGGAGCTTCGTTCCACCTGTTCGTCGAGCCCTTTGATCGCTTCGTCGATCTCTCGCTTGTCTACGCCGCGCTGCATGAGCTCTTGCCGGACGAGACGGCTTCCTTTCTTTTGTCCGGTCACGCGCTGCTCCGCGAAGCGCTGCGCGAACACGGCATCGTTTACGTATCCTTGTCTGGCGAGCCGTTCCAGACAGCCGTCAATCGCTTCGGCCGCATATCCCTTGCGGACCAGCCCCCGACGCAGCTCCGCTTGCGTGCGGGCCTTAAAATCGAGCATGTACAGCGCCGAGCGATACGCCTCTTCCTTTTCCTGCTCCTTGCGGAGCATTTCCCACTCGTCGGGCGAGAGCCGCCGGTCCTTGAGAAGCCGCAAAGCGACAAGCGTGTCCTCGTGAACGCTGATCAGCGCCTGCTCCGACTGGCCCTCCACGGCTACCGCAAGCTTGTACATCGCAGGCCGCTTGGCGTCCGCCTCCACCGCTAAGATGATTGCGGATGCGGGAGCCGAAGACGCCTCATTATCCGCGCCGTCCGTTTCTCCCGTCGCATGGCGAGCAGTCGAAGCAGCGCGCCCGGAACGCGTGCGCGACCACTGCCGTTCGTCCGAAATGTCTACGATCATGTCGGCCGGATTCGGCTCTGATTTTTTTCTTACCATCGCCGGTCAACCTCCTCGTCTAGGAATACCTGCTGCCTAAATAAAGCCGCATATGTCCAAAAGGGCATCCGCGGCTGCGGACGCCCTTGAGCTGTGCCTATTATTCGTTTTCGAAATCCGGCTCTTCCTCTTCGTCGTCCTGCTGCGCGGCGCTCGTACGGGCCGCCACGGCCACTTCGTTCAGCGTAGCCTCGCGAATCTGCCGTTCGATCTGTCCGGACAGATCCGCATGATCCTTCAGGAACTGCTTGGAATTTTCCCGTCCCTGTCCCAGGCGCTCGCCGTTATAGGAGAACCAGGCCCCGCTCTTCTGTACGATATCCAGCTCGACACCGATATCGATGATGCTGCCCTCGCGCGAAATGCCTTCGCCGTACATGATGTCGACCTCGGCTTGCTTGAACGGCGGAGCGACCTTGTTCTTCACGACCTTGATGCGCGTCCGGTTGCCCACGACGTCATTGCCTTGCTTGATCGATTCAATACGACGTACGTCCAGACGCACGCTGGCGTAGAACTTGAGCGCGCGGCCGCCCGGAGTCGTCTCGGGATTCCCGAACATGACGCCGACCTTCTCGCGAAGCTGATTGATGAAAACGGCGATCGACTTCGACTTGCTGATGGCGCCGGACAGCTTGCGCATGGCCTGCGACATCAAGCGGGCCTGCAGGCCGACGAACGAGTCGCCCATATCGCCCTCGATCTCCGCCTTCGGCACGAGCGCCGCGACCGAGTCCACAACGACGATATCTACCGCGCCGCTGCGCACGAGCGCTTCTGCAATCTCAAGCGCCTGCTCGCCGGTATCCGGCTGGCTCAGCAGCAGTTCGTCGATGTTGACGCCCAGGTTGCGGGCATACATCGGATCGAGCGCATGCTCTGCGTCGATAAAGGCGGCTTGTCCGCCGGCCCTTTGCACCTCGGCGATCGCATGCAAGGCGACAGTCGTCTTACCGGAAGACTCCGGCCCGTATACTTCAATAATCCGGCCACGCGGGAATCCGCCGATCCCGAGTGCGATATCCAAAGCCAGCGCTCCGCTGGAATATGTCTCGACTTGGAGGTTGGCTTGCTCTCCCAGCTTCATGATCGAACCCTTGCCGAATTGCTTTTCAATCTGGCGCAATGCCATTTCTAATGCGGCGCGACGATCGGACAACACACCCACATCCTTATCATTTGATAGTAATATTATAACTTTTTATAAACCGTTTGCCAAGCTTTTTGCGAACATTTGTTCGAAAAACTTCCAAAAAAGAACCGTAGCAAAGTATTCTTCGCTACGGTTCTTCCGCAACTTTCCTATCCAATCTATCATAATTCGACAGCCTGCGCAAGCCTGTCTCCGTCCTTTTAAGCGCGCGAGTTTAAGGAAAGCCGGTTAAAAGCGGAAGCTCGATCCGAAAGCTGTAATGTCCTCAACGATGAAAAACAGCACCTGTCCGTCATGAAGCTAGACAATGCTTCGAGTAATCGATAAACCAAGACCCGCGCCTTCATTCTCGATCGGAAGCTTCGCGACAGTCCCGCCAGCATCCAAAATCCAAAGTCACACTCATATCTCCGGGCTTCCACGCGAACTTCCATGCGAACTTCCATGCGTTCGTCGCCAAGTTGTCGATCTCCCGCCGAATACGTTCGGAATCGCAATCGTACAAAAACGGGATGCGAAGGAAGCAAAACGGCAATGTCCATGCGATCGGCTGGAGCCAGCGTCTGAAGCTTCACGAGCATTTGGCTTAGCATTTCCCGGAGATCGATAGCGGAGCTGAGCATTTACCCTCGCCATTAACTCCAGGGGGCTAAACGGTTTCGAATCATACGTCCGCTCCGTTGGAAGCCCGGTAATCTTGTCCATATCCTCTTCTAGCGGACAGCATAATGGGCTTTGCTCGCAAGTTCCCCATCTCCTCATGATTTGTCGATAAACAAAGCATAAGAAATCAAAATAAGGAGCTTCCAAAGAAGATTCTGAAGATTTCTTTAAGGCGCAGCCAGACGCAACGCTATGTACGTATCCAAAATAAAAAACACCGACGCCCTCCGTCAGGAGAACGTGCGGCGCTTGCATCAGGTACGAGCGTTATCATTTGCTTCATCATTAAAATACGAATCATTCCTTGCCGGTCAGCCGCAGCCAAGCCAAATACAACGCCCGCTTCGCGGCTCTGATCCGGATGCCTTCGCGGTCCCCTTGGAGCTGGAGCTTCTCCGCGCGGACTGGCTTGCCCCGTTCGGCGATCCCGATGTAGACGAGCCCGACGGGCTTGCCTTCGGAGGACGCCGGTCCCGCCACGCCCGTGACCGACAATGCCAGATCCGTATCGGTCGCGCTTCGCACGCCCTCGGCCATCGCCTTCGCGGTCTCCTCGCTTACGGCTCCTGGCGCGCCTTCGCCTTCCAGCAGCGCTTGGTCGACGCCTAGCAGGTCCCGCTTCACGGGATTGCTATAGCTCACTACGCCGCCTTGAAAGGCGTCCGCGCTGCCCGGGATCGTCGTGAGCATCGTTGCGATCAGGCCCCCGGTGCAGCTCTCCGCACAGGAGATCGTCCGCCGCTGCTCCGCGAGCAGCCGAACGACCTCAGCTTCGAGCGCGACGTCGCTCTCGGCATACAAATACCGCTCGCCGCGCCTGCGAATCTCCTGAAGCGTCGGCTCAAGTCTCGCAAGCGCCTCCTCTGCCGTCCCGGCCTTCGTGGATACGCGCAGCGTGACTTCGCCTTCCTTGGCGTAGGTGGCGAGGGTCGGATCGCTCTGCGCCTCGATCAAGTCCCTGTAGAGCTCTTCGAGCGCAGACTCGCCGATCCCGCAGAATCGAAGCATAGCCGAGTGCAGCGCCCCTGCCGCGCCGAGCTTTTCCTTCAGCCAGGCGCTGCCGTCGTTCAGAAACATCGGCTTCATCTCGCGAGGCGGTCCGGGCAGCAGCATATAATGCGTGCCGCCAGCCGTGAGCGCGCTGCCTACGGCCAGGCCGGCGTCGTTGCGGAGCGGCGAAGCGCCCTCCACGAGCATCGCCTGCCGGCGGTTGATCTCGATCAGCGACGGCGACCTCCCGGCGAACATCGCTTCGATCTTGGCGAGCGAGGGCTCGTGCATGTCGATGCCGACGCCCAGATGGGCAGCCAGCGCATCGCGCGTAAGGTCGTCCATCGTAGGGCCGAGCCCGCCGGTAAAAACAACGAGATCGGCCCGCGACTCGGCGATGGCGATCGCTTGCTTCAGACGGTCTTCGTTGTCTCCGACTACCGTTTGAAAGTAAACGTCGATTCCAAGCTCCGCAAGACGCTGCGATAAAAACTGCGCGTTGGTGTTGACGATCTGGCCGAGCAGCAACTCCGTGCCGACCGCGATAATCTCCGCTCTCATGCGCGTGGGCCCGCC from the Cohnella hashimotonis genome contains:
- a CDS encoding competence/damage-inducible protein A, giving the protein MRAEIIAVGTELLLGQIVNTNAQFLSQRLAELGIDVYFQTVVGDNEDRLKQAIAIAESRADLVVFTGGLGPTMDDLTRDALAAHLGVGIDMHEPSLAKIEAMFAGRSPSLIEINRRQAMLVEGASPLRNDAGLAVGSALTAGGTHYMLLPGPPREMKPMFLNDGSAWLKEKLGAAGALHSAMLRFCGIGESALEELYRDLIEAQSDPTLATYAKEGEVTLRVSTKAGTAEEALARLEPTLQEIRRRGERYLYAESDVALEAEVVRLLAEQRRTISCAESCTGGLIATMLTTIPGSADAFQGGVVSYSNPVKRDLLGVDQALLEGEGAPGAVSEETAKAMAEGVRSATDTDLALSVTGVAGPASSEGKPVGLVYIGIAERGKPVRAEKLQLQGDREGIRIRAAKRALYLAWLRLTGKE